One Chromatiaceae bacterium genomic region harbors:
- a CDS encoding phosphate ABC transporter ATP-binding protein produces MVSQSAPRPDTASAESRLEPDAARVKLRVRDLAISYGDTQALHGVNLDIHEHEIFGIIGPANAGKTSFLKAVNRMDIFTPAMRVEGDISFSGHDIRHLHNIYALRSRIGVVFPLPVGLPMTVYDNVALSPRLRGIKGKADLDVIVERCLMRAALWDEVKDRLDALGSLLSGGQQQRLTIARALSQDPELLMLDEFSIAVDPVTTMRIEDVLKELRQELTIILVTNLVQQARRLADRTAFFLGGECVEIGITEDLFTGEVMDQRTRDYVDGRFG; encoded by the coding sequence ATGGTAAGCCAATCTGCTCCGCGCCCGGACACGGCCTCCGCGGAGTCCCGGCTGGAACCCGATGCCGCGAGGGTCAAGCTGCGGGTCCGGGACCTGGCGATCAGCTACGGTGATACCCAGGCTCTGCATGGCGTTAATCTGGATATTCACGAGCATGAAATCTTCGGCATCATCGGACCCGCCAACGCCGGTAAGACCTCATTCCTCAAGGCCGTCAACCGCATGGATATTTTTACCCCGGCGATGCGGGTCGAGGGGGACATCAGCTTCAGCGGCCACGACATCCGCCATTTGCACAACATTTACGCCCTGCGCAGCCGCATCGGCGTCGTGTTCCCCCTACCCGTGGGCTTGCCGATGACGGTTTACGACAATGTGGCCCTGTCACCGCGACTGCGGGGCATCAAGGGGAAGGCCGATCTGGATGTGATCGTCGAGCGTTGCCTGATGCGGGCGGCCCTTTGGGATGAGGTTAAGGATCGCCTCGATGCCCTCGGCAGTCTCCTCTCCGGTGGCCAGCAGCAACGCCTCACCATCGCCCGCGCCCTCTCCCAGGACCCGGAGCTCCTGATGCTGGATGAATTCTCCATCGCGGTCGATCCGGTCACCACCATGCGTATCGAGGATGTGCTCAAGGAATTGCGCCAGGAGTTGACCATCATCCTGGTCACCAACCTGGTGCAGCAGGCCCGGCGCCTGGCGGACCGTACGGCCTTCTTTTTGGGGGGGGAGTGCGTGGAGATCGGCATTACGGAGGACCTCTTCACCGGGGAGGTGATGGACCAGCGCACCCGTGACTATGTGGATGGCCGGTTCGGTTGA
- a CDS encoding phosphate ABC transporter ATP-binding protein translates to MRTRQLDLWYGIFQALYKVDLNIREGMITSLIGPSGCGKSTLLRSVNRINERLGYVRIQGSIEVLGQNIYDPEVELIQVRKQVGMVFQRPNPLPISIRDNILFSHRLHAKGGGNVSQGKPDEIVEESLRQVLLWDKVKDKLKRKATELSLEEQQKLCIARLLPVKPAILLMDEPCSALDPKGTEAVEELIWELRGQYTILIVTHNMAQARRASEECIFMLMGKVVEHTLTEQMFVTPQRQETADYIEGRFG, encoded by the coding sequence ATGCGCACCCGCCAGCTCGACCTCTGGTATGGCATCTTCCAGGCCCTTTACAAGGTTGACCTCAACATCCGGGAGGGCATGATTACCTCCCTCATCGGTCCCTCGGGTTGCGGCAAGTCAACCCTGCTGCGCAGCGTCAACCGCATCAACGAGCGGTTGGGCTATGTGCGCATTCAGGGGTCCATCGAGGTCCTGGGCCAGAACATCTATGACCCGGAAGTGGAATTGATCCAGGTGCGCAAGCAGGTGGGCATGGTGTTCCAGCGCCCCAACCCGCTGCCCATCTCGATTCGCGACAATATCCTCTTCAGCCACCGCCTCCATGCCAAGGGCGGGGGCAACGTCAGCCAGGGCAAACCGGACGAGATCGTCGAGGAATCCCTGCGCCAGGTGCTGTTGTGGGACAAGGTCAAGGACAAGCTCAAACGCAAGGCCACGGAGCTGTCCCTGGAGGAGCAACAGAAGCTCTGCATCGCCCGGCTGTTGCCCGTCAAGCCCGCCATCCTGCTGATGGATGAGCCCTGCTCGGCCTTGGACCCCAAGGGTACCGAGGCGGTGGAGGAACTGATCTGGGAGCTCAGGGGCCAGTACACCATCCTCATTGTCACCCACAACATGGCTCAGGCCCGCCGCGCCAGTGAAGAGTGCATCTTCATGCTCATGGGCAAGGTGGTGGAGCACACCCTGACCGAGCAGATGTTTGTTACGCCCCAGCGCCAGGAGACGGCGGACTACATCGAAGGGCGCTTTGGCTGA
- a CDS encoding HlyC/CorC family transporter, with amino-acid sequence MDLLIPFLIMIFFLCLKAFFSGSEIAIVNSDKFKMRHLAKTGDRKAALLLKMFRTPDVILGTTLVGTNVATVTISTLGAIIAIEAFGEIGDIISVLIMTPFLLIFGEIVPKSIFQQKADTVARTIIPFLRFFSLAFYPVIFVFSRIARFATRLVGGATTGHTLFITREELSVLLDINDTGSGVGSGKVDRRSIRRVIRFADTTVGQAMIPLADVIGFNEMRSTADAVQTVIRHGYNRLPVYRGNITNVKGVLTLTTWDMLDPTTEERRCTDFIRPPLYLSAQQTIDQTLRLLQAREDHMGIVVDEFGSAIGIITMEDIFEEVVGDIEVGYDFDEYQSKRQYSIEEESENSYVMSGRSPLSEVNDKLHIKLPVYVAHTIGGYVITRLRRIPQEGDSILDDGFRFTVLEADPRTVLKVRVERV; translated from the coding sequence ATGGACCTGCTCATCCCCTTCTTGATCATGATCTTCTTCCTGTGCCTGAAAGCCTTTTTTTCGGGGTCGGAGATCGCCATCGTCAATTCCGACAAGTTCAAGATGCGTCACCTGGCCAAAACCGGGGACCGCAAGGCGGCGCTCCTGCTCAAGATGTTCCGCACCCCGGACGTCATCCTGGGCACCACCCTGGTCGGTACCAATGTCGCCACGGTCACCATCTCGACCCTGGGCGCCATCATCGCCATCGAGGCCTTTGGCGAGATCGGCGACATCATCTCGGTGCTCATCATGACGCCCTTCCTGCTCATCTTCGGCGAAATCGTGCCCAAGAGCATCTTCCAGCAGAAGGCGGACACGGTGGCGCGGACCATCATCCCCTTCCTGCGTTTCTTCTCCCTGGCCTTCTATCCAGTCATCTTCGTCTTCAGCCGTATCGCCCGCTTCGCCACCCGCCTGGTGGGGGGCGCCACCACTGGCCACACCCTCTTCATCACCCGCGAGGAATTGAGCGTCCTGCTCGATATCAACGATACCGGCAGCGGTGTTGGCTCCGGCAAGGTCGATCGGCGCAGCATCCGTCGGGTCATCCGCTTTGCCGACACCACCGTGGGCCAGGCCATGATCCCCCTGGCGGACGTCATCGGCTTCAACGAGATGCGCAGTACCGCGGACGCCGTTCAGACGGTCATCAGGCACGGCTACAACCGCCTGCCGGTCTATCGGGGCAATATTACCAACGTCAAGGGCGTGCTCACCCTGACCACCTGGGACATGCTGGACCCGACGACCGAGGAACGGCGCTGCACCGACTTTATTCGCCCGCCCCTCTATCTCTCGGCCCAGCAGACCATCGACCAGACCCTGCGCCTGCTCCAGGCGCGCGAGGATCACATGGGTATCGTGGTGGACGAATTTGGCTCCGCCATCGGCATCATCACCATGGAGGACATCTTCGAGGAGGTGGTGGGTGATATCGAGGTGGGCTACGACTTCGATGAGTATCAGTCCAAGCGCCAGTACAGCATCGAGGAGGAGAGCGAAAACAGCTATGTCATGAGCGGCCGCTCACCCCTCTCGGAGGTCAACGACAAGCTGCATATCAAGCTGCCGGTTTACGTGGCCCATACCATCGGCGGCTATGTGATCACCCGGCTGCGGCGCATCCCCCAGGAAGGCGATTCCATCCTGGACGATGGCTTCCGCTTTACCGTCCTGGAGGCCGATCCGCGCACCGTGCTCAAGGTGCGGGTGGAGCGCGTCTGA
- a CDS encoding HlyC/CorC family transporter → MPMETGDLELIIRILLQIVLLSGSAIFSGSETALFSLSRIHLQKLRNTRDPASEGIHALLDEPRRLIISILCGNELVNIASSANMAAILLTIFGAEDVGWINILVMVPMLLLVGEITPKTIAVTFPVGFAKNVSAKVLPRWIWLITPLREAVRLVADRVTTWVVGDSVARENLLQPDELKTLLEEGEETGVIDATERVLIDNLLEASNTEIAHIMTPGPRIRFLDADLPLPELIEEFRRHRHPRIPVYSGHWDNVIGFLYSEDVLRLIRGGADLERVQIQEMLRPIHFVPPTIKVDEMFNFFQTHNTRSTIVLGEFGEVLGIVTIKDVLKFIFGEITSPMRGIEDHERDEGGYIVPGDMRLLDFYNLTNIDITDPVMTTVGGVVFRLFGRLPKVGESVIHDAYSYTVLQVERLRIARLRVAPVEEGALEEEELAELIETQEALQDQEPPALEAVLEAAREPNPSSTPDAR, encoded by the coding sequence ATGCCTATGGAAACGGGTGACCTCGAACTCATCATTCGCATCCTCCTTCAGATCGTCCTCCTCTCGGGGTCGGCCATCTTTTCCGGTTCCGAGACCGCCCTCTTCTCCCTGAGCCGGATTCACCTGCAAAAGCTGCGCAACACCCGGGACCCGGCCTCGGAGGGTATCCACGCCCTCCTCGACGAACCCCGGCGGCTCATCATCTCCATCCTCTGCGGCAATGAGTTGGTCAACATCGCCTCCTCGGCCAACATGGCGGCCATCCTCTTGACGATCTTCGGGGCCGAGGATGTGGGGTGGATCAACATCCTGGTCATGGTACCCATGCTCCTGCTGGTGGGCGAGATAACGCCCAAGACCATCGCCGTCACCTTCCCCGTCGGCTTCGCCAAGAACGTCAGCGCCAAGGTCCTGCCGCGCTGGATCTGGCTCATCACCCCCCTGCGGGAGGCCGTGCGCCTGGTGGCGGACCGGGTCACCACCTGGGTCGTCGGCGACTCCGTGGCCCGTGAGAATCTTCTCCAGCCGGACGAACTCAAGACCCTTCTGGAGGAGGGCGAGGAGACGGGCGTCATCGACGCCACCGAGCGGGTGCTGATCGACAATCTACTGGAGGCCTCGAATACCGAAATCGCCCACATCATGACGCCAGGGCCGCGCATCCGCTTCCTCGACGCCGATCTGCCCCTGCCGGAACTCATCGAAGAGTTCCGCCGCCATCGCCACCCCCGCATCCCGGTCTATTCGGGGCACTGGGACAACGTCATCGGCTTTCTCTATTCCGAGGACGTGCTGCGGCTCATTCGCGGCGGGGCGGACCTGGAGCGGGTCCAGATCCAGGAAATGCTGAGGCCCATCCACTTCGTCCCCCCCACCATCAAGGTGGACGAGATGTTCAATTTCTTCCAGACCCACAACACCCGTTCCACCATCGTCCTGGGCGAGTTTGGCGAGGTGCTGGGCATCGTCACCATCAAGGACGTACTCAAGTTCATCTTTGGGGAGATCACCAGCCCCATGCGCGGTATCGAGGATCACGAGCGCGACGAGGGGGGCTACATAGTCCCCGGCGACATGCGGCTGCTGGACTTCTACAACCTCACGAATATCGATATCACGGACCCAGTGATGACTACGGTGGGCGGCGTCGTCTTCCGCCTCTTCGGCCGGCTGCCGAAGGTAGGGGAAAGCGTCATCCACGATGCCTACAGTTACACCGTGCTCCAGGTCGAACGGCTGCGCATCGCCCGCCTGCGGGTGGCCCCGGTGGAGGAAGGGGCCCTGGAGGAGGAGGAGCTGGCGGAATTGATCGAGACCCAGGAGGCCTTGCAGGACCAGGAACCTCCCGCCCTGGAGGCGGTTCTCGAAGCCGCACGGGAACCCAACCCCTCATCAACCCCCGACGCCCGCTAG